One window of the Candidatus Microbacterium colombiense genome contains the following:
- the glgC gene encoding glucose-1-phosphate adenylyltransferase — protein sequence MSAPKKVFGIILAGGEGKRLMPLTADRAKPAVPFGGQYRLIDFAISNLINSGLRQVVVLTQYKSHSLDRHISQTWRMSALLDSYVTSVPAQQRLGKRWFSGSADAILQSMNLINDEKPDIVVVIGADHVYRMDFRQMLEAHIESGAKATVAGIRQPLALASQFGVIDADASTGRIKQFLEKPTDAAGLEDSPHEVLASMGNYIFDADALIAAVEADGESPTSGHDMGGDIVPYFVDRGEAGYYDMKQNEVPGSSPRDRSYWRDVGTIDSFYDAHRDLISTLPIFNLYNMEWPIHSQAVNSPPAKFVRDSVGRIGNAIDSIVSLGSVLSGTHLERSVVGPWTLAGGGSTITDSVVFDHVQVGAGSRVHRAILDKNVVLADGATVGVDRERDLARGFTVTESGITVVGKGLFIER from the coding sequence ATGTCCGCTCCAAAGAAGGTCTTCGGGATCATCCTCGCCGGTGGCGAGGGCAAGCGCCTCATGCCTCTCACGGCCGATCGCGCCAAACCGGCAGTGCCGTTCGGCGGACAGTACCGTTTGATCGATTTCGCCATCTCGAACCTCATCAACTCCGGCCTCCGCCAGGTCGTCGTGCTGACGCAGTACAAGTCGCACAGCCTCGACCGTCACATCTCGCAGACATGGCGCATGTCGGCGCTGCTCGACTCCTATGTGACGTCGGTGCCGGCTCAACAGCGACTCGGAAAGCGCTGGTTCTCGGGGTCGGCCGACGCGATCCTGCAGAGCATGAACCTGATCAACGACGAGAAGCCCGACATCGTCGTGGTGATCGGCGCCGATCACGTCTACCGCATGGACTTCCGGCAGATGCTGGAGGCGCACATCGAATCCGGCGCGAAGGCGACGGTCGCCGGCATCCGCCAACCACTCGCGCTCGCCTCGCAGTTCGGCGTGATCGATGCGGACGCGAGCACAGGTCGCATCAAGCAGTTCCTGGAGAAGCCGACGGATGCCGCCGGGCTCGAGGATTCCCCGCACGAGGTGCTCGCCTCCATGGGCAACTACATCTTCGACGCGGACGCCCTCATCGCCGCAGTCGAGGCCGACGGGGAATCCCCCACGTCCGGCCACGACATGGGTGGCGACATCGTCCCCTACTTCGTCGACCGTGGTGAGGCCGGCTACTACGACATGAAGCAGAACGAGGTGCCCGGGTCGTCGCCGCGCGACCGTTCCTACTGGCGCGACGTGGGTACCATCGACTCCTTCTACGACGCCCACCGCGATCTGATCTCGACCCTGCCGATCTTCAACCTCTACAACATGGAGTGGCCCATCCACTCGCAGGCGGTCAATTCGCCGCCCGCGAAGTTCGTGCGCGACTCGGTCGGCCGGATCGGAAACGCGATCGACTCGATCGTGTCGCTGGGCTCGGTGCTCTCCGGTACGCATCTGGAGCGCAGCGTCGTCGGGCCATGGACCCTCGCGGGCGGCGGCTCGACGATCACGGACTCCGTGGTGTTCGATCACGTGCAGGTCGGCGCCGGTTCGCGGGTGCACCGCGCGATCCTCGACAAGAACGTGGTGCTGGCCGACGGCGCCACCGTCGGCGTCGATCGTGAACGAGATCTCGCTCGCGGCTTCACCGTCACGGAGTCCGGGATCACCGTGGTCGGCAAGGGCCTGTTCATCGAGCGCTGA
- the serB gene encoding phosphoserine phosphatase SerB, translating into MTVARFLVVLDADSTLIRNEVIELLADEAGRRDEVQAATEAAMRGEIDFATSLRSRVAALRGVPVESFARVLARIEPTPGVQELTAAVHERGGVVGVVSGGFHEILDSVAPDLGVDRWRANRLQVADGVLTGEVDGPIVDGAAKAASLQEWAAELGIAPHATIAIGDGANDLAMMGVAGLGLAFNAKPAVRAAASLVIGTQDLSQVIPLLP; encoded by the coding sequence GTGACTGTTGCGCGCTTCCTCGTCGTCCTCGATGCCGACTCCACCCTCATCCGCAATGAGGTGATCGAGCTGCTCGCCGACGAGGCGGGACGGCGAGACGAGGTGCAGGCCGCCACCGAGGCTGCGATGCGGGGTGAGATCGACTTCGCCACGAGTCTGCGCTCTCGCGTCGCCGCGCTGCGAGGTGTTCCGGTCGAGTCGTTCGCTCGGGTGCTCGCCCGGATCGAGCCCACCCCCGGCGTGCAGGAGCTGACTGCCGCCGTGCATGAGCGCGGTGGAGTCGTGGGCGTCGTCTCCGGAGGCTTCCACGAGATCCTCGATTCAGTGGCCCCGGATCTCGGGGTCGACCGGTGGCGGGCGAACCGTCTCCAGGTGGCTGACGGTGTGCTCACCGGTGAGGTCGATGGACCGATCGTCGACGGTGCGGCCAAGGCGGCGTCGCTGCAGGAATGGGCGGCCGAGCTCGGTATCGCACCGCACGCCACGATCGCGATCGGAGACGGGGCGAACGACCTCGCCATGATGGGCGTCGCCGGGCTCGGTCTGGCGTTCAACGCGAAGCCCGCCGTGCGTGCGGCGGCCAGCCTGGTGATCGGCACGCAGGACCTGTCTCAGGTCATCCCGCTGCTCCCCTGA
- a CDS encoding alpha/beta hydrolase yields MDIILIPGLWLDASSWNDVVPGLEAAGHRVHPLTMPGVGEPSSVSADIGLSDWIDAVVGVVDDISAPVVVVGHSGGGNVAWGVADARPDRVARVIFVDTAPPASGFGISEFEVRDGVVPFPGWDHFPDEDVHDLDAPTRERTAPQTRSVPATVPTDPIALENPARHTVPVTLLMGALDQAAFEVEIDQWGPFADEFRAISDSEIVRIGSAHWPQFSVPERLTSLIVAAIDR; encoded by the coding sequence ATGGACATCATCCTGATCCCCGGTCTCTGGCTCGACGCCTCCAGTTGGAACGATGTGGTCCCCGGCCTCGAAGCCGCGGGGCATCGCGTGCATCCGTTGACGATGCCCGGTGTCGGTGAGCCTTCATCCGTGTCGGCGGACATCGGCCTCTCCGACTGGATCGACGCGGTCGTCGGCGTGGTCGACGACATCTCCGCACCGGTCGTCGTCGTGGGCCACAGCGGCGGCGGCAACGTCGCGTGGGGCGTCGCCGATGCGCGGCCCGATCGCGTGGCCCGGGTGATCTTCGTCGACACGGCCCCTCCCGCATCGGGTTTCGGCATCAGCGAGTTCGAGGTTCGCGATGGCGTGGTGCCCTTCCCCGGATGGGATCACTTCCCCGACGAAGACGTGCACGATCTCGATGCGCCGACACGAGAGCGCACCGCGCCGCAGACGCGCAGCGTGCCCGCCACGGTGCCGACCGATCCCATCGCGCTCGAGAATCCCGCCCGACACACGGTGCCTGTGACCCTGCTCATGGGCGCACTCGACCAGGCAGCCTTCGAGGTGGAGATCGATCAGTGGGGGCCGTTCGCAGACGAGTTCCGCGCGATCTCCGACTCGGAGATCGTGCGCATCGGCTCCGCCCACTGGCCGCAGTTCTCCGTGCCGGAGCGATTGACCTCGTTGATCGTCGCGGCGATCGATCGATGA
- a CDS encoding beta-ketoacyl-ACP reductase codes for MSAQRVVLVTGGNRGIGRAIAERFVRDGYRVAVTARSGEGPEGTLTVRADVTDAAALDAAFTEVEQQLGPVEIVVANAGITKDTLLLRMSEDDFDSVVATNLGGTFRVVKRASKGMLRARFGRVILISSVVGLYGSAGQVNYSASKSALVGFARSLTRELGSRGITANVVAPGFIETDMTAELPEETQKQYKANIPAGRFATPDEVAGVVTWLAGDDAGYISGAVIPVDGGLGMGH; via the coding sequence ATGAGTGCTCAGCGCGTCGTCCTCGTCACCGGAGGCAACCGTGGCATCGGCCGAGCGATCGCCGAGCGTTTCGTCCGCGACGGCTACCGCGTCGCGGTCACCGCGCGCAGCGGCGAAGGTCCGGAGGGCACCCTTACTGTGCGCGCCGACGTCACCGACGCCGCGGCGCTCGATGCCGCCTTCACCGAGGTGGAGCAGCAGCTCGGCCCGGTGGAGATCGTGGTGGCCAACGCCGGCATCACCAAGGACACACTGCTTCTTCGCATGAGCGAGGACGACTTCGACAGTGTCGTCGCCACGAACCTCGGCGGTACCTTCCGTGTGGTCAAGCGGGCGTCGAAGGGCATGCTGCGCGCGCGCTTCGGTCGCGTGATCCTGATCTCCAGCGTCGTCGGCCTCTACGGTTCGGCGGGCCAGGTGAACTATTCCGCATCGAAGAGCGCCCTGGTGGGCTTCGCCCGCTCACTCACGCGTGAACTCGGCAGCCGTGGGATCACCGCGAACGTCGTCGCGCCCGGTTTCATCGAGACCGACATGACCGCCGAGCTTCCCGAAGAGACGCAGAAGCAGTACAAGGCCAACATCCCGGCCGGACGCTTCGCCACTCCCGACGAGGTCGCGGGCGTCGTGACCTGGCTCGCCGGCGATGACGCCGGGTACATCTCTGGCGCGGTGATCCCGGTCGACGGCGGCCTCGGGATGGGTCACTGA
- a CDS encoding DUF4190 domain-containing protein, translated as MSDNSTPFSAGEPPLTPVPPAPPAPPTAPGSGYPADPQVPPIPAPPIQAYPGAAPAYLPPPQPGYAPPQGYPQQQGYPQQGYPQQQGYPQQQGYPAYGTPNYPVAPARPTSGLAITSLICAIVSVLFSWLAFPVLAAIVAVITGHMALKQTRNNPAIAGRGMAFAGLIIGYVMLGVLLLTIVVTIFSFLALGAFTLPFLFTS; from the coding sequence ATGAGCGACAACAGCACTCCCTTCTCCGCAGGCGAGCCGCCGCTCACCCCGGTGCCTCCTGCTCCCCCGGCACCGCCGACGGCGCCTGGGAGTGGGTATCCCGCGGATCCGCAGGTCCCACCGATCCCCGCACCGCCCATCCAGGCGTACCCCGGCGCTGCTCCCGCCTACCTGCCCCCGCCGCAGCCGGGCTATGCGCCGCCTCAGGGCTACCCGCAACAGCAGGGCTACCCGCAACAGGGCTACCCGCAACAGCAGGGCTATCCCCAGCAGCAGGGTTACCCGGCATACGGCACGCCGAACTATCCGGTCGCGCCGGCACGACCGACGAGCGGCCTCGCGATCACCTCACTCATCTGCGCGATCGTCAGCGTGCTGTTCAGCTGGCTCGCCTTTCCCGTGCTCGCCGCGATCGTCGCGGTGATCACCGGGCACATGGCCCTCAAGCAGACACGGAACAACCCGGCAATCGCCGGCCGGGGCATGGCGTTCGCCGGACTCATCATCGGCTACGTAATGCTCGGGGTCCTGCTGCTCACGATCGTCGTGACGATCTTCAGTTTCCTCGCTCTCGGCGCGTTCACCCTCCCCTTCCTGTTCACGAGCTGA
- a CDS encoding DUF3099 domain-containing protein encodes MKSKRTVPAVTSLPQSPQAESDHRVRRYAVTMTIRIVCFALMFIVQPYGWYTWIFAIAAAVLPYIAVVFANAGSDSTETAAESPTLQVESSRPFVTPLEEADPTVFRIDESRRDGS; translated from the coding sequence GTGAAGAGCAAGCGCACCGTTCCCGCTGTCACCTCCTTGCCGCAATCGCCGCAGGCCGAGAGTGACCACCGTGTGCGCCGGTACGCGGTCACGATGACGATCCGCATCGTGTGTTTCGCGCTGATGTTCATCGTGCAGCCCTACGGCTGGTACACCTGGATCTTCGCGATCGCGGCCGCCGTGCTCCCCTATATCGCCGTCGTGTTCGCGAACGCGGGGAGTGACAGCACCGAGACCGCGGCCGAGTCTCCCACTCTCCAGGTCGAGTCGTCTCGACCGTTCGTCACTCCGCTCGAAGAGGCCGACCCCACGGTGTTCCGCATCGATGAGAGCCGGCGGGACGGGTCGTGA
- a CDS encoding SURF1 family protein — MSRRMLRWCVYVLIAIGFAIACVFLSNWQFDRNETRTEQIALVEQNYDAKPVPLSDLIGTDGVLSPGDEWHPVILRGEYLADQQLLVRNRPHGGTSAFEVLVPFRDADGRVFIVDRGWVPPGDGDSPDSVASPPSGEVEVIVRLRPGEQLPASGRGAPEGQVPTINLPSIAQLVDGDVITGAYGQLISEDPAGANALGGFASPTDDPGPHLSYAIQWILFALMGFVFIGYIIRTEIVKHREDVEGIVTPVKRSRRRDKDADVEDELLDATV; from the coding sequence ATGAGCCGTCGCATGCTCCGCTGGTGCGTCTACGTGCTCATCGCGATCGGCTTCGCCATCGCCTGCGTCTTCCTCTCCAACTGGCAGTTCGATCGGAACGAGACCCGGACGGAACAGATCGCCCTCGTCGAGCAGAACTACGACGCGAAGCCGGTGCCCCTGTCCGACCTCATCGGCACGGACGGCGTGTTGTCGCCCGGTGACGAATGGCATCCGGTGATCCTGCGCGGCGAGTACCTGGCCGATCAGCAGCTGCTCGTGCGTAACCGGCCGCATGGCGGAACGAGTGCCTTCGAGGTGCTCGTCCCGTTCCGGGACGCAGACGGTCGGGTGTTCATCGTCGACCGCGGCTGGGTGCCGCCGGGCGACGGCGACTCGCCCGACTCCGTGGCGAGCCCCCCGTCCGGTGAGGTCGAGGTGATCGTCCGCCTCCGGCCCGGTGAGCAGTTGCCGGCGTCCGGTCGTGGTGCACCCGAGGGTCAGGTGCCGACCATCAATCTGCCCTCGATCGCACAGCTGGTCGACGGCGATGTGATCACCGGCGCGTACGGGCAGTTGATCAGCGAGGATCCGGCCGGTGCGAACGCGCTGGGCGGATTCGCCTCGCCCACCGACGACCCCGGTCCGCATCTGTCGTATGCGATCCAGTGGATCCTCTTCGCCCTGATGGGCTTCGTGTTCATCGGCTACATCATCCGCACCGAGATCGTGAAGCACCGCGAAGACGTCGAGGGAATCGTGACGCCGGTGAAGCGGTCACGCCGACGCGACAAAGATGCCGACGTCGAGGATGAGCTCCTCGACGCGACCGTCTGA
- a CDS encoding pyridoxamine 5'-phosphate oxidase family protein, translating to MNDWLRGRHALTGTAPAWDLEALPADPTELFGEWMRAAASGGVPEPHTVTLATVDADGVPDARTLILKRVDAAGWAFASTRSSKKGEQLADVPAAALNFWWQPQVRAVRVRGRVEEASAEESAADLAARSADARAGVRDGDWVLWRLVPSRIEFWQGSRDRRHTRVVYEPTADGWTHTLIRD from the coding sequence GTGAACGATTGGCTCCGGGGGAGGCATGCACTCACCGGTACCGCGCCCGCATGGGATCTCGAGGCTCTGCCCGCCGACCCGACCGAGCTGTTCGGCGAGTGGATGAGAGCTGCGGCATCCGGCGGCGTCCCCGAACCTCACACGGTGACGCTCGCGACGGTCGATGCCGATGGCGTCCCCGACGCCCGCACCCTCATCCTCAAACGCGTCGATGCCGCGGGATGGGCCTTCGCCAGCACGCGCTCCTCGAAGAAGGGGGAACAGCTCGCTGACGTGCCCGCTGCGGCGTTGAACTTCTGGTGGCAGCCGCAGGTGCGTGCCGTGCGCGTGAGAGGCCGCGTGGAGGAAGCGTCGGCAGAGGAGAGCGCGGCCGATCTCGCGGCACGCTCCGCCGACGCTCGCGCCGGTGTGCGCGACGGCGACTGGGTGCTCTGGCGCCTGGTGCCGTCCCGGATCGAGTTCTGGCAGGGCTCGCGCGACCGCCGGCACACCCGCGTGGTGTACGAACCGACCGCCGACGGCTGGACGCACACGCTCATCCGCGACTGA
- a CDS encoding VTT domain-containing protein, with protein MDVINELIMQAVASPWLYLILFAATVVDGFFPPVPSETVLVAAAAVAASTGTADLILLGAVAAAGAAIGDNIAYALGRTVGTTRFAWMRRPRVVATFAAAAQALERRSATLILGARYIPVGRVAVNMSAGALGFPWRRFAPLSIIGGVSWSAFSLAIGLLAGSWLTGNPLFSAGLGILIALLVGVVIDRVAALRRRRTAVAQLAG; from the coding sequence GTGGATGTCATCAACGAGCTCATCATGCAGGCCGTCGCCTCGCCCTGGCTGTATCTGATCCTCTTCGCGGCGACCGTCGTCGACGGCTTCTTCCCACCCGTTCCGAGCGAGACCGTGCTCGTCGCCGCCGCAGCGGTCGCGGCGTCGACGGGCACGGCGGATCTGATCCTGCTCGGGGCGGTCGCCGCAGCCGGAGCCGCCATCGGCGACAACATCGCGTACGCGCTCGGTCGCACCGTCGGCACCACGCGGTTCGCCTGGATGCGCAGGCCCCGCGTCGTGGCGACCTTCGCCGCGGCAGCGCAGGCGCTGGAACGCCGCAGCGCGACGCTGATCCTGGGCGCGAGATACATTCCGGTCGGTCGTGTCGCCGTGAACATGTCCGCCGGTGCGCTCGGGTTCCCCTGGCGTCGTTTCGCACCGCTCAGCATCATCGGCGGTGTGAGCTGGAGCGCTTTCAGTCTCGCGATCGGCCTACTCGCCGGCTCGTGGCTCACGGGGAATCCCCTTTTCAGCGCCGGCCTCGGCATCCTCATCGCGCTGCTCGTCGGAGTCGTGATCGACCGTGTGGCCGCCCTGCGTCGTCGCCGCACCGCCGTCGCCCAGCTGGCAGGATGA
- a CDS encoding sensor histidine kinase: MAARRPRVERTPVMSRRTGALLALCAASIALFATLVPLQTTLSGTPLPLSFILAAAVCGTPLLSLTRPRTAIVLFSAASFALPLIVDATVAISSPWPWSVPALLTFVLFIGVMTFLHGARLGAFVLIIGVIVSLTAPLLRPDLVATPASSASATANLIVTSSLAVVMYLIAVLAAGRLRLGAELTRERAHSALEESRRALVEERTRIARELHDVVAHSMSVIQVQASTARYRLPELDDVAVAEFEDIAATARGSLTEMRRMLGVLRTEDQAAELAPQHGIDDIPGLVESIRRAGVDVGLVIEGGKAASSAPAAVQIAAFRIVQEALSNAVRHAPGAGVSVRVHADPTSIRIHVRNAEPPSRPAEPTGGYGLRGMRERAELLGGSLLAGPDTDGAWIVDATLPLSSPSEPAPGTAREDLADKETP; this comes from the coding sequence ATGGCAGCTCGCCGACCGCGCGTGGAGCGCACCCCCGTGATGAGCCGTCGCACCGGCGCGCTCCTCGCTCTGTGCGCGGCGTCGATCGCGCTGTTCGCGACCCTCGTCCCGCTCCAGACGACTCTGTCGGGCACCCCGTTGCCCCTCTCGTTCATCCTCGCCGCCGCCGTCTGCGGCACGCCCCTGCTCTCGCTGACGAGGCCGCGCACGGCGATCGTCCTGTTCTCTGCGGCGTCGTTCGCCTTGCCCTTGATCGTCGATGCCACCGTCGCCATCTCCTCTCCCTGGCCGTGGTCGGTCCCTGCGCTGCTCACGTTCGTCCTGTTCATCGGCGTGATGACGTTCCTCCACGGCGCCCGGCTCGGCGCCTTCGTCCTGATCATCGGCGTGATCGTCTCGCTCACCGCTCCCCTGCTGCGCCCCGACCTCGTCGCCACTCCGGCCTCGTCCGCCAGCGCCACCGCGAATCTGATCGTGACCTCCTCGCTCGCCGTCGTCATGTACCTGATCGCGGTCCTCGCGGCCGGGCGGCTCCGGCTCGGTGCGGAGTTGACCCGCGAACGCGCGCACAGCGCCCTGGAGGAGTCCCGTCGCGCACTCGTGGAGGAGCGCACGCGCATCGCTCGTGAGCTCCATGACGTCGTGGCCCACAGCATGTCCGTCATCCAGGTGCAGGCATCGACCGCCCGCTATCGCCTCCCCGAACTCGACGACGTCGCAGTGGCGGAGTTCGAGGACATCGCCGCCACCGCGCGGGGTTCCCTCACGGAGATGCGCCGCATGCTCGGCGTGCTGCGCACCGAGGATCAGGCGGCGGAACTGGCGCCGCAGCACGGCATCGACGACATCCCCGGGTTGGTCGAGAGCATCCGACGCGCCGGCGTCGACGTCGGCCTGGTGATCGAGGGGGGCAAGGCCGCCTCATCCGCACCCGCAGCCGTGCAGATCGCCGCATTCCGGATCGTGCAGGAAGCGCTGAGCAACGCCGTGCGACACGCTCCCGGCGCCGGGGTGAGCGTGCGCGTCCATGCTGATCCGACGTCGATCCGCATCCATGTGCGAAACGCCGAACCCCCGTCGCGGCCCGCCGAACCCACCGGCGGGTACGGCCTGCGCGGCATGCGCGAACGCGCCGAGTTGCTCGGCGGAAGCCTCCTCGCCGGACCGGATACGGACGGAGCGTGGATCGTCGACGCCACGCTCCCCCTCTCCTCGCCCTCCGAGCCGGCACCCGGCACCGCCCGCGAAGACCTCGCCGACAAGGAGACCCCGTGA
- a CDS encoding response regulator transcription factor, with product MTIDVLIADDQAMVRAGFAALLDAHDGIRVAGQAANGQEAVALAARLDPDVILMDVRMPELDGIEATRRILGPSYPAAHVPRIVMLTTFDIDDYVYDALAAGASGFLLKDALPEELVHAVRVVAAGDALLAPSVTRRMIEQFAGRRPSGPRSTTILADLTEREREVLVLIGRGRSNTEIAADLFIAEQTVKTHVGKVLAKLQLRDRVHAVILAYDTGLVEPSA from the coding sequence GTGACGATCGACGTGCTCATCGCTGACGACCAGGCCATGGTGCGCGCCGGATTCGCCGCGCTTCTGGACGCGCATGACGGCATCCGCGTCGCCGGGCAGGCGGCGAACGGGCAGGAGGCGGTGGCGCTCGCTGCACGTCTCGATCCGGATGTGATCCTGATGGACGTGCGGATGCCCGAGCTCGACGGCATCGAGGCGACCAGGCGGATCCTCGGTCCGTCCTACCCCGCCGCGCACGTGCCACGCATCGTCATGCTGACCACCTTCGACATCGACGACTACGTGTACGACGCTCTCGCGGCCGGAGCGAGTGGCTTCCTGCTGAAAGACGCGTTGCCCGAGGAACTCGTGCACGCCGTGCGCGTCGTGGCCGCCGGGGATGCGCTCCTCGCGCCCAGTGTCACGCGACGGATGATCGAGCAGTTCGCCGGGCGCCGCCCGTCGGGTCCTCGCTCGACGACGATTCTCGCAGACCTCACCGAACGGGAGCGCGAAGTCCTGGTGCTGATCGGGCGAGGGCGGTCCAACACCGAGATCGCAGCCGATCTGTTCATCGCGGAGCAGACCGTGAAGACTCACGTCGGCAAGGTACTCGCGAAGCTCCAGCTGCGAGATCGCGTGCACGCGGTGATCCTCGCCTACGACACCGGTCTCGTCGAGCCCTCCGCCTGA
- a CDS encoding acyltransferase: MAIVQAPVTTAPSASVTSLRDTGIDFVRALCVVGVVLLHAIMVGVTIEEGAPVFANASDGTAWIAPLSWGLQVMPLFFVIGGFSGLIAYRRARSRGGSARAFVAARLHRLMRPAVVTIGVVGLALALLTVAGAPADLVAIAGFRYGQPLWFLAVFLMCQSLLPALAAAHERSPLLTIAALTAASIGVDAARALTGIDLLGFLNLAFVWMTLQQLGFFLADGRIDALARRTRLCIGVGALLLLILSFVCGIHSPDLIANINPPTTALLLVGIVHTAALSLGRERIEQISRTPAAAAFTAFVTPRTMSIYLWHMPVLLVMAGASAVFALLTGVDLPSLDSVGWWSARPLWLAVALAATALIAVVTTRFERRPSPTSAESSGRVAGGVLAALVGVLLLLVLGTSPATALIALALITGALRLAASRRLATSGHPAETPATA; the protein is encoded by the coding sequence ATGGCCATCGTCCAGGCGCCCGTCACCACCGCACCGAGCGCATCAGTCACCTCGCTCCGCGACACCGGAATCGACTTCGTCCGCGCCCTCTGCGTTGTCGGAGTGGTGCTCCTGCACGCGATCATGGTCGGGGTGACCATCGAGGAGGGCGCTCCGGTCTTCGCGAACGCCAGCGACGGGACGGCGTGGATCGCACCGCTGAGTTGGGGGCTCCAGGTGATGCCCCTGTTCTTCGTCATCGGCGGGTTCTCCGGACTGATCGCGTACCGCCGGGCACGCTCGCGCGGCGGATCGGCACGGGCCTTCGTCGCGGCGCGTCTGCACCGGCTGATGAGACCTGCTGTGGTGACGATCGGTGTGGTGGGCCTCGCCCTCGCGCTGCTCACGGTGGCAGGTGCTCCCGCCGACCTCGTCGCGATCGCGGGATTCCGGTACGGACAGCCGCTGTGGTTCCTGGCCGTGTTCCTGATGTGCCAGTCCCTGCTTCCCGCGCTGGCCGCGGCGCACGAGCGCTCCCCTCTTCTCACCATCGCCGCTTTGACCGCGGCCTCCATCGGCGTGGATGCCGCGCGCGCTCTCACCGGCATCGATCTCCTCGGCTTCCTGAACCTCGCGTTCGTCTGGATGACCCTCCAGCAGCTCGGGTTCTTCCTCGCGGATGGACGGATCGATGCCCTCGCCCGGCGCACACGCCTCTGCATCGGCGTCGGTGCACTGCTCCTGCTCATCCTCTCGTTCGTGTGCGGCATCCATTCGCCCGACCTGATCGCCAACATCAATCCGCCGACCACGGCTCTCCTGCTCGTCGGCATCGTGCACACCGCCGCCCTCTCCCTGGGGCGTGAGCGGATCGAGCAGATCAGCCGCACACCGGCAGCCGCCGCATTCACCGCTTTCGTCACGCCGCGGACCATGAGCATCTACCTCTGGCACATGCCGGTGCTGCTCGTGATGGCGGGAGCATCCGCCGTGTTCGCCCTGCTGACGGGCGTCGATCTGCCGTCGCTCGACAGCGTCGGCTGGTGGTCAGCACGCCCACTGTGGCTCGCCGTCGCACTCGCGGCGACGGCCCTCATCGCGGTGGTCACGACCCGGTTCGAGAGGCGCCCCTCACCCACCAGCGCAGAGTCGTCCGGTCGCGTGGCGGGAGGGGTGCTCGCCGCTCTCGTGGGGGTCCTGCTGTTGCTGGTGCTCGGCACATCGCCCGCCACCGCACTCATCGCTCTCGCCCTGATCACCGGAGCGCTGCGCCTCGCCGCCTCCCGTCGCCTCGCCACCTCCGGTCACCCCGCCGAGACACCAGCCACGGCGTGA
- a CDS encoding energy-coupling factor transporter transmembrane protein EcfT has product MIHLYRPGSSLVHRAPAGLKLCVLMVMALLLSLIPWDAWGIGAALLLVGALYGVAGFGVRALGAELWRIRWLVLVLGAALAIFLSPVTAWISTGRVVALLLLASLLTLTTPMSALLETLYRVLQPLRRVGVDADAVAMTLSLTLTMIPVVAGFAQRVRDAQDARGVRLGVRASVPLLVLALRHADDVGDALAARGLV; this is encoded by the coding sequence ATGATCCACCTGTACCGCCCGGGATCGAGCCTGGTGCATCGGGCGCCGGCCGGGCTGAAGCTGTGCGTGCTGATGGTGATGGCGCTCCTGCTGTCGCTGATCCCCTGGGACGCCTGGGGGATCGGCGCGGCATTGCTGCTCGTCGGAGCACTGTACGGTGTCGCCGGCTTCGGAGTACGGGCGCTGGGCGCCGAGCTCTGGCGCATCCGATGGCTGGTGCTCGTTCTCGGTGCGGCGCTGGCGATCTTCCTCTCGCCGGTCACCGCGTGGATCAGCACCGGTCGAGTGGTGGCTCTGCTGCTGCTCGCGAGTCTGCTCACGCTCACGACCCCGATGTCCGCCCTGCTCGAGACCCTGTACCGCGTGCTGCAGCCGCTGCGGCGGGTCGGGGTCGATGCCGACGCGGTGGCGATGACGCTCTCGCTCACGCTCACGATGATCCCGGTCGTCGCGGGGTTCGCGCAGCGCGTGCGTGACGCGCAGGACGCCCGCGGGGTCAGACTCGGCGTGCGGGCGTCCGTGCCCTTGCTCGTGCTCGCGCTGCGGCATGCCGACGACGTGGGGGATGCGCTGGCGGCGCGGGGTCTCGTCTGA